One Nicotiana tomentosiformis chromosome 4, ASM39032v3, whole genome shotgun sequence genomic window carries:
- the LOC104105898 gene encoding MADS-box transcription factor 23-like, whose amino-acid sequence MGRGKIEIKMIDNTNSRQVTFSKRRQGLMKKAKELAILCDAEVGVLVFSNTGKLYQFASSSMENILSRYNRVPESSELTTIENGAAEHESQPEVNELRAEVALLRQVQSRLMGKELEGLNFKDLQQLEHQLSEGILAVKDKKEKKVSLENEALREQIEELRRSSRHCQERALGLENSVCDSDTCLRLGLPVNTSQNMIIPKMESTSNDAQNPMVLE is encoded by the exons atGGGGAGAGGGAAAATTGAGATTAAGATGATTGATAATACAAATAGTAGGCAAGTTACTTTTTCAAAAAGAAGGCAAGGATTGATGAAAAAAGCTAAGGAATTGGCTATTCTTTGTGATGCTGAGGTTGGTGTTCTTGTTTTCTCCAACACTGGAAAGCTTTATCAATTTGCTAGCTCCAG CATGGAAAACATACTGTCAAGGTATAACAGGGTTCCAGAGTCTTCTGAGCTTACCACAATCGAAAATGGGGCAGCAGAG CATGAGTCGCAGCCTGAAGTTAATGAATTAAGAGCTGAAGTTGCTTTGCTGCGTCAGGTGCAAAG TCGGTTAATGGGGAAAGAACTTGAAGGTCTGAACTTCAAAGACTTGCAGCAATTAGAGCATCAGCTAAGTGAAGGCATTTTAGCAGTTAAAGATAAAAAG GAGAAAAAGGTTTCACTAGAAAATGAAGCTCTGCGTGAACAG ATTGAGGAACTAAGACGCAGCTCCAGGCACTGTCAAGAAAGAGCTTTAGGTTTGGAGAATTCAGTTTGTGATTCAGACACTTGTTTGCGCTTAGG gCTACCGGTTAATACAAGTCAGAATATGATAATACCAAAGATGGAAAGTACTTCCAATGATGCTCAAAATCCAATGGTTTTGGAGTGA